One genomic window of Thermoanaerobaculum aquaticum includes the following:
- the bshC gene encoding bacillithiol biosynthesis protein BshC, giving the protein MPPACASTEPWVTVPLNRWEPPHPVTAALLAGQLTTPKPETEKALPRSPELASALAQLNRRWGNPVDEELKSWLSGASVVVAGQQPGLWGGPLLSLVKACAVAAEVARLREAGQPAVGFFWLETRDDDLPEMGWGRVVVGGQLLEARESWTRGEACGFAAVLSPLSSERLQEIPQDALPPGGLEAFTVARECFAPGQRLGEACGLFFARLLRGLGLVLVDASLPELAQASAWAAQKILEKLEEAWGCLEHRARELAGQGLPLPLRLRQDLLPFFRLEQGRRRRLAAKSAFRRLSELAHHPEGLAPNVWLRPLLQDAALGTTTAILGSSELAYHWQAQDLWELAGVPQPRWQLRPHITVVGPAERRWAEKLGVAPEELLSPRLPRRLLRASGLVRDWERLTHKWLADLQRFAEKARAEQPNLTGDLEATQKKLMGSFSWLAHRLETRAEERLQLEHQRFFRLRQSLRPAGHPQERALSVLSPLLALGMDFPIRLVEALKALPPDPSPMHLLFWNPGGPW; this is encoded by the coding sequence ATGCCACCCGCCTGCGCATCCACTGAGCCCTGGGTCACCGTTCCCTTAAACCGCTGGGAGCCCCCCCACCCGGTCACCGCCGCGCTTCTAGCGGGCCAGCTCACCACCCCCAAACCAGAAACCGAAAAGGCTTTGCCCCGCTCTCCGGAGCTGGCCTCGGCCTTGGCCCAGCTCAACCGCCGCTGGGGCAACCCGGTGGACGAAGAGCTGAAATCTTGGCTTTCCGGGGCTTCGGTGGTGGTGGCGGGGCAGCAGCCGGGGCTTTGGGGTGGACCGCTTTTGAGCCTGGTGAAAGCCTGCGCGGTGGCGGCGGAGGTGGCCCGCTTGCGGGAGGCCGGCCAGCCGGCGGTGGGCTTTTTTTGGTTGGAAACCCGGGACGACGACCTGCCGGAAATGGGCTGGGGTCGGGTGGTGGTGGGCGGCCAGCTTCTGGAAGCCCGGGAGAGCTGGACCCGGGGGGAGGCCTGCGGCTTTGCCGCCGTGCTTTCCCCGCTTTCTTCGGAGCGGCTACAGGAGATCCCCCAAGATGCGCTTCCCCCTGGCGGCCTTGAGGCTTTCACCGTGGCCCGGGAGTGCTTTGCCCCGGGGCAGCGCCTGGGGGAGGCCTGCGGCCTCTTTTTTGCCCGCCTTTTGCGGGGCCTGGGGCTCGTGCTTGTGGATGCCAGCTTGCCGGAGCTTGCCCAGGCGTCCGCCTGGGCGGCCCAGAAAATCCTGGAAAAGCTCGAAGAGGCCTGGGGTTGCCTGGAGCACCGCGCCCGGGAGCTTGCCGGCCAAGGGCTTCCCCTTCCCCTGCGGCTGCGCCAGGACCTTTTGCCCTTTTTCCGGCTGGAGCAGGGTCGGCGCCGAAGGCTTGCGGCAAAAAGCGCTTTCCGGCGGCTTTCGGAGCTGGCCCATCACCCCGAAGGGCTCGCCCCCAACGTTTGGCTCCGCCCGCTTTTGCAGGACGCCGCCCTGGGCACCACCACCGCCATCCTCGGAAGCTCCGAGCTGGCCTACCACTGGCAAGCCCAGGACCTCTGGGAGCTTGCGGGCGTTCCCCAACCGCGCTGGCAGCTGCGTCCGCATATCACGGTGGTGGGTCCGGCGGAACGCCGGTGGGCGGAAAAGCTTGGGGTTGCCCCTGAGGAGCTGCTTTCCCCTCGCTTGCCCCGGAGGCTCTTACGGGCTTCCGGGCTGGTGAGGGATTGGGAGCGGCTTACCCACAAGTGGCTAGCCGACCTCCAGCGCTTTGCCGAAAAAGCGCGCGCCGAGCAGCCGAACCTCACCGGCGATTTGGAGGCCACGCAGAAGAAGCTCATGGGAAGCTTCTCCTGGCTGGCCCACCGTCTGGAAACCCGAGCGGAGGAAAGGCTCCAACTGGAGCACCAGCGGTTTTTCCGCCTGCGCCAGTCCCTGCGGCCTGCGGGTCACCCGCAAGAACGCGCCCTTTCGGTACTTTCCCCGCTGCTTGCTTTGGGTATGGACTTCCCGATCAGGCTGGTAGAGGCCCTCAAGGCCCTGCCCCCGGACCCCAGCCCCATGCACCTTTTGTTTTGGAACCCCGGTGGCCCCTGGTGA
- a CDS encoding multiheme c-type cytochrome: protein MRRIAFCFVVSSLLAAAMAAQGPTFVGVEKCKPCHRPEFETWSQSAHAEATKTAKGAPGFAASCLSCHATTPDGSLEGVQCEACHGPGSQYWPIPVMMHREKSVAAGLVLPAPGMCNRCHDGQDHHKAVEWGAFKHDHREKRQAVELP, encoded by the coding sequence ATGAGACGAATCGCCTTCTGCTTTGTAGTTTCGTCACTCCTGGCAGCGGCTATGGCGGCGCAAGGGCCAACGTTTGTGGGGGTGGAAAAGTGCAAGCCCTGCCATCGCCCGGAGTTTGAAACCTGGAGCCAATCGGCCCATGCCGAGGCCACCAAAACTGCAAAAGGAGCGCCGGGGTTTGCGGCCAGCTGCCTTTCTTGTCACGCCACCACCCCCGACGGCTCGCTGGAAGGCGTGCAGTGCGAGGCCTGCCACGGACCGGGATCGCAGTACTGGCCCATTCCGGTGATGATGCACCGGGAAAAGTCGGTGGCTGCCGGTTTGGTTTTGCCCGCCCCGGGGATGTGCAACCGCTGCCACGACGGACAGGACCACCACAAAGCCGTGGAGTGGGGAGCCTTTAAGCACGACCACCGGGAGAAAAGGCAAGCGGTGGAGCTTCCCTGA
- the bshB1 gene encoding bacillithiol biosynthesis deacetylase BshB1, with the protein MVEGHAELVVFAAHPDDAELACAGTLAAFVHGGGRAAIVDLTAGERASRGTVELRRQEAEAAARVLGASRLCLELPDAGLSGSSGEQRAAVVKTLRALKPAFVLLPHPHDPHPDHREASVLVQAAAFLAGVRGFLPELGEPHRTQLLLAYPGPRQAGEPTLVVEVTAHYPQKRKALACYRSQFAPGEGHPTQLASGFFLEAMEGRDRAFGNLIGVPWAEGFFALGPLSGKALGAFLKGVLCASA; encoded by the coding sequence GTGGTGGAAGGACACGCGGAGCTGGTGGTTTTTGCCGCCCACCCGGACGATGCGGAGCTGGCCTGCGCCGGGACGCTGGCGGCTTTTGTCCACGGCGGGGGTAGAGCAGCCATCGTGGATTTGACCGCCGGTGAGCGAGCCTCCCGGGGCACCGTGGAACTGCGCCGCCAGGAGGCGGAAGCCGCCGCCCGGGTTTTGGGGGCTTCGCGCCTTTGTCTGGAGCTCCCGGACGCGGGCCTTTCGGGCAGCTCGGGTGAGCAAAGGGCAGCAGTGGTGAAAACTTTGCGTGCCCTCAAACCCGCCTTCGTGCTTTTGCCCCACCCCCACGACCCCCACCCCGACCACCGGGAGGCCAGCGTGTTGGTGCAAGCTGCCGCTTTTCTGGCGGGGGTGCGGGGGTTTCTTCCCGAGCTTGGGGAGCCCCACCGGACCCAGCTTCTCCTGGCCTACCCCGGCCCGCGGCAGGCGGGGGAGCCCACGCTGGTGGTGGAGGTTACCGCCCACTACCCGCAAAAGCGGAAAGCGCTGGCTTGCTACCGCTCGCAGTTTGCTCCCGGGGAAGGACACCCCACGCAGCTAGCCAGCGGGTTTTTCCTGGAGGCCATGGAAGGGCGGGATCGGGCCTTTGGCAACCTCATCGGTGTGCCTTGGGCTGAGGGCTTTTTTGCCCTGGGCCCGCTTTCCGGCAAGGCTCTAGGTGCTTTTCTGAAGGGAGTGCTATGCGCATCGGCGTGA
- the bshA gene encoding N-acetyl-alpha-D-glucosaminyl L-malate synthase BshA — protein sequence MRIGVTCYPTVGGSGVVATELGLAMARRGHQVHFICYALPYRLGRVPAGVTFHEVTFPSYPLFQHPPYSLALASHMADVAAHHGLELLHVHYAIPHAVSALLAKEIMGGGPKLVVTLHGTDITVVGADPAFLPVVRWALDKADAVTAVSQALAQETREVIGTRREIQVIPNFVDLSRCDPSLQAAYRRRLSPDGAPVLVHASNFRPVKRVLDVVEVFRRVHEKLPCHLAMIGDGPDRPAAERAVREAGLAPWVDFLGNVSPVEGALGAGDVFLLPSEQESFGLAALEAMACGVPVVATGVGGLPELVTPGSGGFLFPVGDVEGMAAQVTALLQDPQELLKQKRLARERAEQFSQEKVVDAYEALYRQLLSLP from the coding sequence ATGCGCATCGGCGTGACCTGTTACCCCACCGTGGGTGGCTCCGGGGTGGTGGCCACCGAGCTGGGTTTGGCCATGGCCCGCCGCGGCCATCAGGTGCACTTCATCTGCTACGCCCTGCCTTACCGGCTGGGACGGGTGCCAGCGGGGGTGACGTTCCATGAGGTGACCTTCCCTTCCTACCCGCTTTTCCAGCACCCCCCTTACTCTCTGGCTTTAGCCTCCCACATGGCAGATGTGGCAGCCCACCACGGTTTGGAGCTGCTGCACGTGCACTACGCCATCCCCCACGCAGTTTCCGCGCTTTTGGCCAAGGAAATCATGGGGGGCGGACCCAAGCTGGTGGTCACCTTGCACGGGACCGACATTACCGTGGTTGGCGCCGATCCGGCCTTTTTGCCGGTGGTGCGGTGGGCTTTGGACAAGGCCGATGCGGTGACCGCAGTTTCCCAAGCCCTGGCCCAGGAAACCCGAGAGGTCATCGGCACCCGCAGGGAAATTCAGGTCATCCCCAATTTCGTGGACCTCTCCCGCTGCGATCCCAGCTTGCAGGCTGCCTACCGAAGGCGCCTTTCCCCCGACGGCGCGCCGGTTTTGGTGCACGCCTCCAACTTCCGACCGGTCAAGAGGGTTCTGGATGTGGTGGAGGTCTTCCGCAGGGTGCATGAAAAGCTCCCCTGCCACCTGGCGATGATTGGCGATGGTCCCGATCGCCCTGCCGCCGAGCGGGCGGTGCGCGAAGCGGGGCTGGCCCCCTGGGTGGACTTTTTGGGCAACGTTTCGCCGGTGGAGGGTGCCCTGGGCGCCGGCGATGTGTTCTTGCTCCCCTCCGAACAGGAGTCCTTCGGTTTGGCTGCCCTGGAGGCCATGGCCTGCGGCGTGCCGGTGGTGGCCACCGGGGTGGGGGGGCTTCCCGAGCTGGTTACCCCCGGAAGCGGCGGCTTCCTGTTCCCGGTGGGTGACGTGGAGGGCATGGCGGCCCAGGTCACCGCGCTTTTGCAAGACCCCCAGGAGCTACTTAAACAAAAGCGGTTGGCGCGGGAAAGGGCGGAGCAGTTTTCCCAGGAAAAGGTGGTGGACGCCTACGAGGCACTTTACCGGCAGCTCCTCTCTTTGCCTTGA
- a CDS encoding RDD family protein, with protein MASVPQTAPSKADLGKRFIAAIIDGILAAGVSFIPIVGGIIGGLYILLRDGLELDFMDRRSIGKKLIKLRPVRLDGQPMDPVTSAKRNLPLAVGAVGTIFWIIPFLGWIVAILFGLVGLVIGIIELVLVLTDAEGRRMGDKLAGTKVIEVAE; from the coding sequence ATGGCGAGCGTTCCGCAAACTGCGCCCAGCAAGGCTGATTTGGGAAAAAGATTCATTGCCGCCATCATTGACGGCATCCTGGCGGCCGGTGTGAGCTTCATCCCCATCGTCGGTGGGATCATCGGTGGGCTTTACATCTTGCTTCGCGATGGCTTGGAGTTGGATTTCATGGACCGGAGGTCCATCGGCAAGAAGCTCATCAAGCTGCGGCCGGTACGGTTGGATGGCCAGCCCATGGATCCCGTGACCTCGGCCAAGCGGAACCTGCCGCTGGCGGTGGGCGCCGTTGGCACGATCTTTTGGATTATCCCCTTCTTGGGTTGGATCGTGGCCATTCTTTTTGGGCTGGTGGGTCTGGTGATTGGAATCATCGAGCTGGTGCTGGTCCTTACCGACGCCGAAGGCCGACGCATGGGCGACAAGCTGGCGGGGACCAAGGTCATCGAGGTGGCGGAATAA
- the secG gene encoding preprotein translocase subunit SecG: protein MYTLLLILYVVVCLFLILVVLLQQGKGSDVAAAFGGAGSQVAFGPRGSTTLLHKLTTGSFVLFVALCIGLAVLSGQRGRSVVKELAGGKAPAAQTTPAPAAPEPSK, encoded by the coding sequence GTGTACACGCTGCTACTGATCCTTTACGTGGTGGTTTGTCTCTTTCTGATCCTTGTGGTGTTGCTGCAGCAGGGCAAGGGCTCCGATGTGGCGGCGGCCTTCGGTGGTGCCGGCTCGCAGGTAGCCTTTGGTCCCCGCGGCTCCACAACCCTCCTTCACAAGCTCACCACCGGGTCGTTTGTGCTTTTCGTGGCTTTGTGCATTGGCTTGGCGGTGCTTTCCGGGCAGCGAGGCCGGTCGGTGGTGAAGGAGCTTGCGGGCGGCAAGGCACCGGCCGCTCAAACCACCCCCGCCCCTGCAGCGCCCGAGCCGAGCAAGTAA
- the tpiA gene encoding triose-phosphate isomerase: MLLAANWKMYGSPSQLAAYCEELLPQLEGCAHQVVLCPPFPLLPQAVMLCAGSELAVGAQNCHWAREGAFTGEVSPNLLAEMGVSWVIIAHSERRKLFGETDDTALARAKAAQEAGLSVIFCVGETLAEREGGETLSVLQRQTAVLAGLDPQKLVIAYEPVWAIGTGHNATPAQVAEAHAFIHERLQELTGQAVPVLYGGSVKPQNAGELLATPGVAGALVGGASLDAGSFFAIIQAAPVAGAKG, encoded by the coding sequence GGCGGCCAACTGGAAGATGTACGGCTCACCCTCCCAGCTTGCGGCTTACTGCGAGGAGCTCCTCCCCCAGCTGGAGGGCTGCGCCCACCAGGTGGTTTTGTGCCCGCCGTTTCCGCTTTTGCCGCAAGCGGTGATGCTCTGCGCCGGTTCGGAGCTTGCGGTGGGGGCGCAAAACTGCCACTGGGCGCGGGAAGGGGCTTTTACCGGTGAGGTTTCCCCGAACCTTTTGGCGGAAATGGGGGTGAGCTGGGTCATCATCGCCCACTCCGAGCGGCGCAAGCTCTTTGGAGAAACCGACGACACCGCTCTGGCCCGGGCCAAGGCCGCCCAGGAAGCGGGGCTTTCGGTGATCTTTTGCGTGGGTGAAACGCTGGCCGAGCGGGAGGGTGGCGAAACGCTTTCGGTTTTGCAAAGGCAAACCGCGGTGCTGGCGGGCCTTGACCCCCAAAAGCTGGTGATTGCCTACGAACCGGTGTGGGCCATTGGCACCGGTCACAACGCCACCCCAGCCCAGGTGGCCGAAGCCCACGCTTTTATACATGAGCGTTTGCAGGAGCTCACGGGCCAAGCGGTGCCGGTGCTTTACGGGGGCAGCGTGAAGCCGCAAAACGCCGGGGAGCTCCTGGCCACCCCAGGGGTGGCCGGGGCGTTGGTGGGCGGCGCCAGCCTTGACGCCGGTTCCTTTTTCGCTATTATTCAAGCTGCCCCGGTGGCCGGGGCAAAGGGGTGA